The following proteins are co-located in the Myroides profundi genome:
- a CDS encoding DUF6850 family outer membrane beta-barrel protein — MRKLSIFISLFFSQILSAQNHSEHLDLWYIQKNQRAYVPKHILFLNNQAEEFGKLALDYNKTKGDYRKSQEAEDSKDFKFSAEGFTDIHRFKVYGNFAYGKNFENHLANDLRGKKEGFNPFYFYANHPNNFQNQQYLANTMMSYELVRQKLFIGFGLDFDYNWTTGNNDPRPDVVNYFIRYKADIAWHLHKHAFGMGLSYGKMTEENNIMYKNNEYKSSNKYKERFLNISLGYGDIVLSDQNLLLDRKAKENIYKFAYQYSGEKVKIAALAQKSYYDENAELNKYKQGFNVTNRFKQEQLLLQGMLTYTASVKNQYQVNLKYNNYDGKNLRRIEGLNYKVDHYNINAQFIGSFSNLWKDTDLQVGLDHTLYTTVRKDYAIGVYRDEKQLLNKVILNTIFNQHKHFYQVNISPLYRFKLTNDLTIPDTQHTNFTDQVIIPDYHYYNNNAWGVQGELGYGNRTLLNQYSLYFAISGHFLKSNDRDRNSINLSLKLYL, encoded by the coding sequence ATGAGAAAATTATCAATCTTTATAAGTCTATTTTTTAGTCAGATTTTAAGTGCTCAGAATCATTCTGAGCACTTAGATCTTTGGTATATTCAGAAGAATCAACGTGCTTATGTCCCTAAACACATACTTTTCTTAAATAATCAAGCAGAAGAATTTGGAAAGTTAGCCTTAGACTACAACAAGACAAAAGGTGACTATAGAAAAAGTCAAGAAGCAGAAGATAGTAAAGACTTTAAGTTCTCAGCAGAAGGATTTACAGATATTCATAGATTTAAAGTATATGGCAACTTTGCTTATGGCAAAAATTTTGAAAATCACTTAGCGAATGACCTTAGGGGAAAAAAAGAAGGGTTTAATCCCTTTTACTTCTACGCTAATCACCCTAATAATTTTCAGAATCAACAGTATTTAGCCAATACAATGATGAGCTATGAACTAGTCAGACAAAAACTATTCATTGGGTTTGGATTAGACTTTGATTACAATTGGACTACAGGTAATAATGACCCTAGACCAGATGTAGTGAACTATTTTATTCGTTATAAAGCGGATATAGCTTGGCACCTACACAAACATGCTTTTGGTATGGGTCTCTCTTATGGAAAGATGACAGAGGAGAACAATATCATGTATAAAAACAATGAATACAAGAGTAGTAACAAATACAAAGAACGCTTTCTTAATATCAGTTTAGGATATGGAGATATTGTACTTAGTGATCAGAATCTTCTGTTAGATCGAAAAGCAAAAGAAAATATTTACAAGTTTGCTTATCAATATTCTGGGGAAAAAGTAAAAATAGCAGCATTAGCCCAAAAAAGTTATTATGACGAGAATGCAGAGCTTAATAAATATAAACAAGGGTTTAATGTAACAAATAGATTTAAACAAGAGCAATTACTTCTACAAGGAATGTTAACTTATACTGCTTCAGTTAAAAATCAGTATCAAGTCAATCTAAAATACAATAACTATGATGGAAAAAACTTGAGGCGAATAGAAGGGCTAAATTACAAAGTAGATCACTACAATATCAATGCTCAATTTATAGGTTCATTCTCTAATCTTTGGAAAGATACAGATTTACAAGTAGGATTAGATCACACATTATACACTACAGTCCGTAAAGACTATGCTATCGGTGTCTATAGAGATGAGAAACAATTATTAAACAAGGTAATACTAAACACCATATTCAATCAACACAAACATTTCTATCAAGTTAATATTAGCCCTTTATACAGATTCAAACTAACCAATGACTTAACCATCCCCGATACACAACACACTAATTTTACAGATCAGGTAATCATTCCTGATTATCACTATTACAATAATAATGCTTGGGGAGTACAAGGAGAATTAGGCTATGGAAATAGAACCTTGTTGAACCAATACAGTTTATATTTTGCTATTTCAGGTCACTTTTTAAAATCAAATGACAGAGATCGTAACAGTATTAATCTAAGTTTAAAATTATATTTATAA
- a CDS encoding DUF4876 domain-containing protein — protein sequence MRNTLLLIISLICTLFTVGCSKDDNSSDFANTLNVKFVASVSQENTNLNIPLEGTTIEFTNRANGNKNTVTLDNQGIATANLRVGNYNIIAKLTMSKQAYNQLIDSSQSNEEKIEEDSITFTANIDNLAVTDTNDIKIELQMNKTSQSGLIFKQIFYAGSSLQDGSGYRDQFLEIYNNSTETLYADGILLVMLHNTTNSQATGPDDSSYLPSRQYDWTKAAENTGKGDLNKDYVYAKKVLQFPGGGSQYPIEPGKSMIIASTAIDHTKNFIIGKPSEFVDPNKTVDLSKADFDVYVLDYLQKEYGIDITQAKYRYNLNTIGIAKMKVIKAQNSDLAMRFATDDGILLVQLPKDIAVESFPTVKAPKKNDSTQCLRIPVEYIIDGVQVRHSKDSRVAPRKVPESVDKGSTFVPNGTYSSQSLLRKTRYKLKNGRRVLQDTDNSTEDFVVIEKPIVSKGEDSFTN from the coding sequence ATGAGAAATACTTTACTTTTAATCATCTCCTTAATCTGCACCCTATTCACAGTTGGCTGTAGTAAAGATGACAACTCTAGTGACTTTGCTAATACTCTTAATGTTAAATTTGTCGCTTCAGTATCACAAGAAAACACCAATCTTAATATTCCTTTAGAAGGTACTACAATAGAGTTTACCAATAGAGCTAATGGGAATAAAAACACAGTAACACTAGACAATCAAGGTATTGCAACAGCAAACTTAAGAGTAGGAAATTATAACATCATCGCTAAACTAACGATGAGTAAACAAGCATATAATCAATTAATCGACTCTTCTCAAAGCAATGAGGAAAAAATAGAAGAAGATTCTATTACTTTCACTGCTAATATTGATAATCTAGCAGTAACTGATACTAACGATATCAAAATAGAATTACAGATGAACAAGACCAGTCAATCTGGTCTAATCTTTAAACAAATATTCTACGCTGGTTCAAGTTTACAAGATGGCTCTGGATATAGAGATCAATTTTTAGAAATCTATAATAACAGTACCGAAACCTTATATGCTGATGGAATATTATTAGTAATGCTTCACAATACTACTAACAGTCAAGCTACAGGTCCTGATGATTCAAGCTACTTACCTTCTCGTCAATACGACTGGACAAAAGCAGCTGAAAACACAGGAAAAGGAGATTTAAACAAGGACTATGTATATGCTAAAAAAGTACTTCAATTTCCTGGAGGAGGTTCTCAATATCCTATAGAGCCAGGTAAAAGTATGATTATTGCTTCTACAGCTATTGACCACACTAAAAACTTCATCATTGGTAAGCCATCAGAGTTTGTAGATCCTAATAAAACTGTAGATTTAAGCAAGGCTGATTTTGATGTTTATGTTTTAGATTATTTACAAAAAGAATATGGCATTGATATTACACAAGCGAAGTATCGCTATAATCTTAATACTATAGGTATTGCTAAAATGAAAGTCATTAAAGCTCAAAATAGTGACTTAGCTATGCGTTTTGCTACTGATGATGGAATATTACTAGTACAGTTACCAAAAGATATAGCAGTAGAATCATTCCCTACAGTCAAAGCTCCTAAAAAGAATGACTCGACACAGTGCCTAAGAATTCCTGTTGAATACATTATTGACGGAGTACAGGTTAGACACTCTAAAGACAGTCGTGTAGCTCCACGTAAAGTACCTGAATCTGTAGATAAAGGAAGTACTTTCGTACCAAACGGAACTTACTCTAGTCAATCTTTATTGAGAAAAACGAGATATAAATTAAAGAATGGTCGTCGTGTACTGCAAGACACTGATAACTCTACAGAAGATTTCGTAGTGATAGAAAAACCAATAGTATCTAAAGGAGAAGACTCTTTTACTAATTAA
- a CDS encoding TonB-dependent receptor produces the protein MKLLSNVEKSLSHHFIYIFLLLLAGNSVAQSSKIFKGTVVDSNNQPLEFATVILDNNEVYYTNNQGTFSFSTKKDFEPFTINYANKKSIYIKDLKTFTTYNNRFLLVDLSITLDEINITAPILKAQSGSNSAIVIDKEKISEVQAFSLKDVLNTLPGHATVAPNLNTAQTINLRGASFDKLTGGTLQQMNNSFGVAIIVDDVTISNDANMQTRSLNQFGLTNSSNTGSIANLTYQGVDLREIPVENIESIEVVQGVASAKYGELTDGAIIINKQAGKTPYSFTTNINRGATSYSLSKGFGLPNKWGALNLSMNYSKSNNDPRDNIKEYNRINQSILWTKSFSPRVKNNLSLSFSKRLDGVREDPDDQQSRKLKATDEFFRWSNRTNIQFNSRVIKSLNLNINGSYGISNTYNQERINKGPFPIANRDTTGVYEGYYVDGRYIAIEEIQGRPLSLGSTLNISSDAFGNKFEHLITAGVSINYHDNLGKGTIYKADQPRWFQNNNQNERPYDFRKNEGQANYGAYIMDNFKWYLFDKPLEGNLGFRMDVQNSKASYQPRINLAYQVSPNSRITMGYGIATKAPSLAHRYPAPIWLDFPLLNFFDDSNINNSLYLVKTVKIENNNNHLKPSQSTQFELGYTFSNKFLTNSFFGYFKDNKNGFGVKKEYFPIDVPEYKIIGELEKGKPIQYEATGNYKTLTNYSVRHMTNSVRSKSYGFDWTIATQKIKPLNMYLSLSNSLSYSEYYDQNPTYNEVSEESYQQDYGVYYTVFYPAKTKSLSLMSKLRLTYHIPKIGFIVTMNSDIFWFRKSLNTEQKYANEYLDIAMQPIQVELPEDIKQTISTAGSNYEQPTFYVINLNATKEIRKNIRIGINTYNFFNIRINKEKKLSDGTRSIINYNAPFSITGSISIKF, from the coding sequence ATGAAACTACTATCTAATGTAGAAAAGTCGCTCTCACATCACTTTATCTACATATTTCTTCTTTTACTAGCAGGAAATAGTGTCGCCCAGAGTTCTAAAATATTTAAAGGAACTGTTGTTGATTCTAATAATCAACCTTTAGAATTCGCTACAGTTATATTAGATAACAATGAAGTTTACTACACGAATAATCAAGGAACATTCTCTTTTTCTACTAAAAAAGACTTTGAGCCATTCACGATTAACTACGCCAATAAGAAGTCTATTTACATTAAAGACCTCAAAACTTTTACTACTTACAATAATCGTTTTCTATTAGTTGATTTATCTATTACACTAGACGAGATTAATATAACAGCACCTATACTTAAAGCACAGTCTGGATCGAACTCAGCAATAGTAATAGACAAAGAAAAAATTAGTGAAGTACAAGCGTTCAGTTTAAAAGATGTATTAAATACATTACCTGGTCATGCTACTGTAGCACCAAACCTGAATACCGCACAGACTATAAACCTTAGAGGAGCTAGCTTTGATAAATTAACAGGAGGAACACTTCAGCAAATGAATAACTCTTTTGGAGTAGCTATTATCGTAGATGATGTAACTATCTCCAACGATGCTAATATGCAAACGCGTAGTTTGAATCAATTTGGATTAACAAATTCTTCTAATACAGGTAGTATTGCGAATCTTACTTATCAAGGGGTTGACTTACGCGAAATTCCAGTAGAAAATATTGAAAGTATAGAAGTAGTACAAGGTGTTGCCTCAGCTAAATATGGGGAATTAACTGACGGAGCTATTATCATCAATAAACAAGCTGGGAAAACACCTTATAGTTTTACAACTAACATTAATAGAGGAGCCACTTCATATAGCCTATCTAAAGGTTTTGGACTTCCTAACAAATGGGGGGCTTTAAATCTATCTATGAATTACTCTAAAAGTAACAATGATCCTAGAGATAACATTAAAGAATATAATCGAATCAATCAAAGTATTCTTTGGACTAAATCATTCTCACCACGTGTCAAAAACAATTTAAGTCTAAGCTTCAGCAAACGACTAGACGGTGTTAGAGAAGATCCTGATGATCAACAAAGCCGAAAACTAAAAGCAACAGATGAGTTCTTTAGATGGTCTAATAGAACGAATATACAATTCAATTCTAGAGTTATTAAATCTCTTAACCTCAATATCAATGGTTCTTATGGAATAAGTAATACTTACAACCAAGAAAGAATAAACAAAGGACCTTTTCCTATAGCCAACAGAGATACTACAGGTGTGTATGAAGGCTACTATGTAGATGGTAGATATATTGCTATTGAAGAAATACAAGGAAGACCTCTTAGTTTAGGATCTACCTTAAACATATCCTCTGATGCTTTTGGAAACAAATTTGAACACTTAATTACAGCAGGGGTATCTATTAACTATCATGATAACTTGGGTAAAGGAACTATTTATAAAGCTGATCAGCCTAGATGGTTTCAAAATAACAACCAGAACGAACGTCCTTATGATTTCAGAAAAAATGAAGGTCAAGCTAACTATGGAGCCTACATTATGGACAACTTTAAATGGTATTTATTCGATAAACCATTAGAAGGGAATCTTGGATTCCGTATGGATGTACAAAATAGCAAAGCTAGTTATCAACCTAGAATAAACTTAGCATATCAAGTTTCTCCTAACAGCAGAATTACAATGGGATATGGAATAGCTACTAAGGCACCATCTCTAGCGCACCGCTATCCTGCTCCAATCTGGTTAGACTTCCCGCTGTTAAACTTCTTTGATGATTCTAATATCAACAATAGTTTATACTTGGTTAAAACAGTAAAAATAGAAAATAATAACAATCACCTTAAACCATCACAGTCTACACAGTTCGAATTAGGATATACCTTTAGTAATAAATTCTTAACCAATAGCTTCTTTGGGTATTTTAAGGATAATAAAAATGGTTTTGGAGTTAAAAAGGAATACTTCCCTATCGATGTACCTGAATACAAAATAATTGGAGAATTAGAGAAAGGAAAACCTATTCAATATGAAGCTACAGGAAACTATAAAACCTTAACAAACTATAGTGTCCGTCATATGACTAATAGCGTACGCTCTAAGTCTTATGGTTTTGATTGGACTATTGCGACTCAAAAGATCAAACCCTTAAATATGTATTTGTCTTTATCTAACAGTCTTTCTTATAGTGAGTATTATGATCAAAACCCAACTTACAACGAAGTCTCTGAAGAAAGCTACCAACAAGATTATGGAGTATATTACACTGTTTTTTATCCTGCGAAAACAAAATCGCTATCCTTAATGAGCAAATTAAGGTTGACTTACCACATTCCTAAAATAGGTTTTATAGTAACGATGAACAGTGATATTTTCTGGTTTAGGAAAAGCTTAAATACAGAACAAAAATACGCTAATGAATATTTAGACATTGCTATGCAACCTATCCAAGTAGAGCTACCTGAAGATATTAAACAGACTATTTCTACTGCTGGTAGCAACTATGAACAGCCTACATTTTATGTGATTAATCTAAATGCTACAAAAGAAATACGCAAAAACATAAGAATAGGAATCAATACCTATAACTTCTTTAATATCAGAATCAATAAAGAAAAAAAGTTATCTGATGGAACAAGGTCTATTATTAACTATAACGCTCCATTCAGTATAACAGGATCGATATCAATTAAATTTTAA
- the hmpA gene encoding NO-inducible flavohemoprotein has translation MLTGEQKQLILATVPLLREKGLELTKHFYLRMFEYHPELKNVFNMGNQRAGKQQMALAMAVLGYAENISQPERLMPVVDLIGHKHASLSIQPEQYEIVGTHLLASIKEVLGEAATEDIVQAWAVAYQQLADIMIGHEHKIYQAKENEANNWTGWKAFTVKSKVVESGEITSFYLVPADGSAVVQHQPGQYISIKVFLERIGLEQIRQYSISCAPNNEYYRISIKRELGKEIDMNGMISNHLHDHINEGDTVEISSPSGNFVLKENQRDKVFISGGIGQTPLLSMLEALELSGVVNHNIVWIHGCRNQEVQAFRNKLSYITNNCSQVKPIFFYDSLDQVAEDIEAYQGIVDLSTIKGYEFTNEADYYLCGPHPFLEKQLRDLKALNISADQIFYEEFTPASV, from the coding sequence ATGTTAACAGGTGAGCAAAAACAATTAATCTTGGCAACAGTACCTTTGCTAAGAGAGAAGGGATTAGAACTGACAAAACATTTTTATTTGAGAATGTTCGAATATCACCCAGAATTAAAGAATGTATTTAATATGGGGAATCAACGTGCTGGCAAACAACAAATGGCTTTAGCAATGGCAGTACTTGGCTATGCAGAAAATATTTCACAGCCAGAGCGATTAATGCCCGTAGTGGATCTAATAGGACATAAGCACGCCAGCTTATCAATACAGCCAGAACAGTATGAAATAGTAGGGACTCATCTACTAGCATCTATAAAAGAAGTGCTAGGTGAGGCAGCGACAGAGGATATCGTACAAGCCTGGGCAGTGGCTTATCAACAATTGGCAGATATTATGATAGGGCACGAACATAAGATTTATCAAGCAAAGGAGAATGAAGCGAATAACTGGACAGGATGGAAAGCATTCACTGTGAAGAGCAAGGTAGTAGAGTCTGGAGAAATCACTTCTTTTTATTTGGTACCAGCTGATGGGAGTGCTGTCGTACAGCATCAACCAGGACAATATATCAGTATTAAAGTCTTTCTAGAACGAATAGGCCTAGAGCAGATCAGACAATATTCTATATCATGTGCTCCTAACAACGAGTACTATAGAATATCTATCAAACGTGAACTAGGGAAAGAGATTGATATGAATGGTATGATTAGTAATCATCTGCATGACCATATTAATGAAGGTGATACAGTAGAAATTAGTTCTCCGTCAGGAAACTTTGTGCTAAAAGAGAACCAGAGAGATAAAGTGTTTATCAGTGGAGGAATAGGGCAGACACCTTTATTATCGATGCTAGAGGCATTAGAATTAAGTGGAGTAGTAAATCATAATATTGTATGGATTCATGGGTGTAGAAATCAAGAGGTACAGGCATTTAGAAATAAACTAAGTTATATCACGAATAACTGTTCTCAGGTGAAACCAATCTTCTTTTATGACAGTCTAGATCAAGTCGCTGAAGATATAGAAGCTTATCAAGGTATTGTTGACTTATCTACGATTAAGGGATATGAGTTTACGAATGAGGCTGATTACTACTTATGTGGACCACATCCTTTCTTAGAGAAACAACTTCGTGATTTAAAAGCTCTAAATATCAGTGCAGATCAGATCTTCTATGAAGAGTTTACACCAGCATCTGTTTAA
- a CDS encoding Crp/Fnr family transcriptional regulator, with the protein MITIELLTKYGAEIREVKKNEIIFQEGNYPSHYYQVVSGKVKMNNFSADGREFIQNIFTSGQSFGEPPLFIEERYPANAIAVSNAKIIQLPKGDFYEMMRQNNEVSLAMNKSLSRRLYYKSIMAPDIASQDPDNRIMTLLNYLKSHQQAVEETSSPLTIDLTRQQIADLTGLRVETVIRTLKRLESDSKVQIINSKVVI; encoded by the coding sequence ATGATTACGATAGAATTGTTAACGAAATATGGAGCTGAAATAAGAGAAGTGAAGAAGAATGAAATTATCTTTCAAGAAGGGAATTACCCTAGCCACTATTATCAAGTTGTTTCAGGTAAAGTAAAGATGAATAACTTTAGTGCTGATGGGAGGGAGTTTATACAGAATATTTTTACATCTGGACAGAGTTTCGGAGAGCCACCTCTATTTATAGAAGAACGCTATCCTGCCAATGCAATAGCTGTGAGTAATGCGAAGATTATTCAATTGCCTAAAGGTGATTTTTATGAAATGATGAGACAAAATAATGAGGTGTCTTTAGCTATGAATAAGAGCTTGTCTAGACGCTTATATTATAAGTCTATTATGGCACCTGATATCGCTTCACAAGACCCTGATAATCGTATTATGACATTGCTAAACTATCTAAAGTCTCATCAACAAGCTGTAGAAGAAACATCTAGTCCACTGACCATTGATCTGACAAGGCAACAAATTGCAGATTTGACTGGGTTAAGAGTAGAAACAGTTATTCGTACCTTAAAAAGATTAGAGAGTGATAGCAAAGTACAAATTATCAATAGTAAAGTCGTAATTTGA
- a CDS encoding MFS transporter, translated as MRLAIALFFFAHGLILSSWASRIPSIKTYLSISEAELGTLLLLMPIGQISTMPTAAKLVNRLGSKKVVQYGFLFYPLILLLIGVSTTYIQLAVCLFLFGVAGNLCNISINTQGVELESIMNKPMMSSFHGAWSISGFAGALLGLLVLSLNMTTSIHFLIVFVLILIIWLFNTKLLIPTITNQQKDKEKGSIFKHLDKTLIQLGIIGFMSMAIEGAMFDWSGVYFQEIVKAPEQFVILGYTSFVLMMAIGRFLGDYLIVKLGRKRVVQLSGLLMSSGLIIAVLFPNLWVCTLSFMIVGLGGSCSVPTVFGVAGKHGQVSPSISLTLISTIAFLGFLIGPPVIGFIAEVFDLRYSYLLFSVFGIIMVVLASRSKILKDH; from the coding sequence ATGAGGCTCGCTATAGCGTTATTCTTTTTCGCTCATGGGCTAATACTGTCCTCTTGGGCGAGTAGAATCCCTTCTATCAAGACGTATCTAAGCATATCAGAAGCAGAACTAGGTACTTTATTACTCCTTATGCCTATTGGTCAGATAAGCACCATGCCTACAGCAGCCAAACTAGTGAACCGCCTTGGAAGTAAAAAAGTAGTTCAATACGGCTTTCTCTTCTATCCACTTATTTTACTACTTATAGGAGTATCAACTACCTATATACAACTAGCGGTTTGCTTATTTCTTTTTGGAGTAGCAGGTAATCTATGTAATATTTCTATCAACACTCAAGGTGTAGAACTAGAATCTATCATGAATAAGCCTATGATGTCTTCCTTTCATGGAGCGTGGAGTATATCAGGTTTTGCAGGGGCCTTATTAGGACTTCTTGTACTAAGTCTAAATATGACTACTTCTATTCACTTTCTTATTGTATTTGTTCTGATTCTTATTATTTGGTTGTTTAATACTAAACTGCTAATTCCTACTATCACCAATCAACAAAAAGACAAAGAAAAAGGCTCTATCTTTAAACACCTTGACAAAACACTAATCCAGTTAGGCATAATAGGCTTTATGAGCATGGCTATTGAAGGAGCTATGTTTGACTGGAGTGGCGTCTATTTTCAAGAGATAGTAAAAGCCCCAGAACAATTTGTTATTCTAGGATACACATCCTTTGTATTAATGATGGCAATAGGAAGGTTCTTAGGTGATTATCTTATTGTCAAATTAGGTAGAAAAAGAGTAGTTCAGCTCTCAGGCTTATTGATGAGTAGTGGCCTAATTATCGCAGTACTCTTTCCTAATCTCTGGGTATGTACACTTTCATTTATGATTGTAGGTTTAGGAGGTTCATGTAGTGTACCTACAGTATTTGGAGTAGCAGGTAAGCATGGCCAAGTAAGTCCTAGTATATCTTTGACCTTAATCTCTACAATCGCCTTTTTAGGCTTCTTGATAGGTCCGCCTGTTATTGGTTTTATAGCAGAGGTTTTTGACTTGAGGTATTCTTATTTATTATTCTCTGTATTTGGGATCATTATGGTCGTTCTAGCTAGTCGATCTAAAATTTTAAAAGATCATTAA
- a CDS encoding helix-turn-helix domain-containing protein — translation MDFFRVADFQREYKVDYPIRMGGLLIMDITDPMYSSYFQLKHQFGGLTLLFCKSGELHLKINNLPYSVSKGATLTILPEMWIEPISYSEDCEVIVFVMDYDFIEKYTILPEFISNTEVLDTPIIYPNKQDSELIEELSLLIRKQYSLPKTYLLEQMLQYLIYSLITVVSKSYYSLTLKENLQKNRVNDIMDCFFELLDEYGVVERNVSFYATHLHLTPQYLSSLIKKRTGKSVKSWIGFTVINKAKEYLNTTSLSVKQISDQLEFADASLFCRYFKRYIGQTPNEYRKS, via the coding sequence ATGGACTTCTTTAGGGTTGCTGATTTTCAGAGAGAATATAAAGTTGATTATCCTATCCGTATGGGAGGATTATTGATTATGGATATTACCGATCCTATGTATAGTTCCTACTTTCAATTAAAACATCAGTTTGGTGGGTTGACTTTATTATTCTGTAAAAGTGGTGAGTTACATCTTAAGATTAATAATCTACCGTATAGTGTATCTAAAGGAGCTACACTTACTATATTGCCAGAGATGTGGATTGAACCTATATCATATAGTGAAGATTGTGAAGTAATAGTTTTTGTGATGGACTATGACTTTATAGAGAAGTATACTATACTACCTGAGTTTATTAGTAATACAGAGGTCCTAGATACGCCTATTATTTATCCTAATAAACAAGATAGTGAACTGATCGAAGAGTTGTCTTTACTGATCAGAAAACAGTATAGTCTACCTAAGACTTACTTGTTAGAACAGATGCTACAGTACCTTATTTACTCCTTGATTACAGTAGTGTCAAAGTCATATTATTCCTTGACATTAAAAGAAAACTTACAGAAGAATAGAGTCAATGATATTATGGATTGTTTTTTTGAACTTCTCGATGAATATGGAGTGGTAGAGCGCAATGTTTCTTTTTATGCCACACATCTACACCTAACACCACAATATCTAAGTTCACTAATCAAGAAGAGAACGGGTAAGTCAGTTAAGTCATGGATAGGTTTTACAGTTATAAACAAAGCTAAAGAGTATTTAAACACTACTTCTCTATCTGTTAAACAGATTAGTGATCAGTTAGAATTTGCAGATGCATCCTTGTTCTGTAGATACTTTAAACGATATATCGGGCAGACACCTAATGAGTATAGAAAGAGTTGA
- a CDS encoding PhzF family phenazine biosynthesis protein, whose translation MKIKSFIVDAFTTELFKGNQAGVCLLEQPISEEKMILIAKEFGFSETAFVMPLTDNKYSIRYFSPKMEIPLCGHATMASAKALFSGEEQLHTIIFNTHSGYTVEVRKQGVNIEMSFPLLEVENTTLSKEVVDALGIKEVLSCGYNKEHNIVMVEIQDGVELAALSPDFNRLRNIDTGINGVVVTASSCIEGYDYEYRYFWPWSGTDEDPVTGAVQSFLAPYWYIRLDKKVLKAFQCSERTGSMEVELTEDKVIIKSCAVIFSEGIITV comes from the coding sequence ATGAAAATAAAATCATTTATAGTAGACGCATTTACAACAGAACTTTTTAAAGGAAACCAAGCTGGAGTATGTTTATTAGAACAGCCTATTTCTGAGGAAAAAATGATCCTTATCGCTAAAGAATTTGGTTTTTCAGAGACGGCATTTGTAATGCCTCTTACAGATAATAAGTATAGCATTCGTTATTTTTCTCCTAAGATGGAGATTCCATTGTGTGGACATGCCACTATGGCTTCTGCTAAGGCTCTTTTTAGTGGAGAAGAGCAGTTACATACGATCATATTTAATACACACTCAGGCTATACAGTAGAAGTGCGCAAGCAAGGAGTGAATATAGAAATGTCTTTTCCGCTTCTAGAGGTAGAGAACACGACTTTATCAAAAGAGGTAGTAGATGCACTAGGTATAAAAGAAGTGTTGAGCTGTGGATATAATAAAGAACATAATATCGTTATGGTAGAGATACAAGATGGTGTAGAACTAGCAGCCTTGTCTCCTGATTTTAATAGATTAAGAAATATTGATACAGGGATTAATGGAGTGGTAGTCACTGCGAGCTCTTGTATAGAGGGATATGATTATGAGTATAGATATTTCTGGCCATGGTCAGGTACAGATGAAGATCCTGTGACTGGGGCTGTTCAGAGTTTTTTAGCACCGTATTGGTACATCCGATTAGACAAAAAGGTATTGAAAGCATTCCAGTGTTCTGAAAGAACTGGAAGTATGGAAGTAGAATTGACAGAGGACAAAGTGATTATTAAGAGTTGTGCTGTCATCTTTAGTGAAGGAATAATTACAGTATAG
- a CDS encoding GNAT family N-acetyltransferase, producing MRIILREITADNYYEVGLLTTNKDGKPTFDEEYICGNAVSMAESKFYPNLEPQAIYSDEELIGFIMSGPYDRDHDNYWIMRFMIDYQYQGKGYGKKAFEAFLQQMRLREHVQELYLGLDESNVRAIQLYTSCGFINTGVVKDGEQVYVLHLSQ from the coding sequence ATGCGAATCATATTAAGAGAAATAACAGCAGATAACTACTATGAAGTAGGCCTGCTAACGACTAATAAAGACGGTAAACCTACCTTCGATGAGGAGTATATCTGTGGCAATGCTGTATCTATGGCAGAGTCTAAGTTTTACCCTAATTTAGAGCCACAAGCTATTTATAGCGATGAAGAGTTAATAGGTTTTATTATGTCAGGACCTTATGATCGTGACCATGACAATTATTGGATCATGCGATTTATGATTGATTACCAATATCAAGGTAAGGGATATGGGAAGAAAGCGTTTGAAGCTTTTTTACAACAAATGCGACTTAGAGAGCATGTCCAAGAGCTTTATCTCGGATTAGATGAGAGCAATGTGAGAGCAATCCAACTGTATACTTCTTGTGGCTTTATCAATACAGGTGTAGTAAAAGACGGAGAACAGGTCTATGTACTTCATCTATCACAATAA